In the genome of Thiomicrospira aerophila AL3, one region contains:
- a CDS encoding LexA family protein gives MNKSVKSGHGGKRAGAGRKAGSGPFGEATKVMRVPASKVTLIKSWLHSLYDPSAASISDWQLVDPSSKIALPVFSHKVIAGFPSPADDNLEETIDLNEAFVPSVNTSFVVRVQGDSMLEAGILPGDQLVIDRSIEPVSGKIVVASVDGDLTLKRLIKQKDKLWLYPENSQYQPIAVHENTELVIWGVVVSVLRKLD, from the coding sequence ATGAATAAGTCAGTGAAATCAGGACATGGTGGTAAGCGAGCAGGGGCTGGGCGCAAAGCAGGCAGTGGGCCTTTTGGTGAAGCGACCAAAGTAATGCGTGTGCCCGCATCCAAAGTCACTTTAATTAAAAGTTGGTTACATAGTTTGTATGACCCTTCTGCAGCATCGATTTCTGACTGGCAGCTTGTTGACCCGTCCAGTAAGATTGCACTGCCGGTATTTAGTCATAAAGTGATTGCCGGTTTTCCATCACCTGCTGATGATAACCTGGAAGAGACGATTGATCTGAATGAAGCTTTTGTGCCCAGTGTCAATACCAGTTTTGTGGTGCGAGTGCAGGGCGATTCGATGCTAGAAGCAGGGATTTTACCGGGTGACCAATTGGTTATAGATCGCAGTATTGAGCCGGTATCAGGGAAAATTGTTGTGGCGTCGGTAGATGGCGATTTAACGCTGAAACGCCTTATTAAACAAAAAGATAAGCTATGGCTTTATCCAGAGAATAGCCAATACCAACCTATTGCAGTACATGAAAACACAGAATTGGTTATTTGGGGTGTGGTGGTGTCTGTGCTGCGGAAGCTTGATTGA
- a CDS encoding EscU/YscU/HrcU family type III secretion system export apparatus switch protein produces MSQSKPLAQAVALQYDQGDLPRVTAAGKGSVAETIIKRAQEHNIPLYQDPELTAVLAQLPLEARIPKPLFQAVAQVLVFAHQVNQASAAQTPPHPK; encoded by the coding sequence ATGTCCCAATCCAAACCCCTTGCTCAAGCCGTTGCACTGCAATATGATCAAGGGGATTTGCCACGAGTGACCGCTGCAGGCAAAGGCTCTGTAGCCGAAACCATCATCAAACGCGCTCAAGAACATAACATCCCGCTTTACCAAGACCCCGAACTCACTGCGGTGCTTGCACAACTGCCGTTAGAAGCACGCATTCCAAAACCTTTATTTCAAGCTGTGGCACAGGTATTAGTTTTCGCTCACCAGGTCAATCAAGCTTCCGCAGCACAGACACCACCACACCCCAAATAA
- a CDS encoding STAS domain-containing protein — translation MSSVISLPETLTIQSVQSEYARITDLLVDCEPNITLVADNIINIDTAGLQLLLALITKIQREGFNFSWQDPAEPLIKSAENLGLTDALQL, via the coding sequence ATGAGTAGTGTGATAAGTTTACCCGAAACACTCACCATCCAGTCTGTACAATCGGAATATGCTCGCATAACGGACTTGCTTGTAGACTGCGAACCTAATATTACATTGGTCGCAGATAATATTATTAATATTGATACGGCTGGATTGCAGTTATTACTCGCACTTATCACGAAAATACAACGTGAAGGGTTTAATTTTAGCTGGCAAGACCCTGCAGAGCCTTTAATCAAAAGTGCTGAAAATCTTGGTTTAACTGACGCCTTACAACTTTAA
- a CDS encoding response regulator has translation MPKILAVDDSKSMRQMVTMSLTSAGHQVVEAEDGAAALNIAKQEQFDVVVTDINMPNMNGIELITALRALPNYKFTPILCLTTESSGDMKVKGKDAGATGWIVKPFSPEKLLSVISRVI, from the coding sequence ATGCCGAAAATTTTAGCTGTTGATGATTCTAAGTCTATGCGCCAAATGGTAACTATGTCACTTACCTCTGCTGGTCACCAAGTTGTTGAAGCCGAAGATGGTGCAGCTGCATTAAACATTGCTAAGCAAGAGCAATTTGATGTAGTGGTAACTGATATCAATATGCCCAACATGAATGGCATTGAGCTAATCACAGCATTAAGAGCTTTGCCTAACTACAAGTTTACGCCAATTTTGTGTCTAACTACGGAGTCTTCGGGTGACATGAAAGTTAAGGGTAAAGATGCGGGTGCAACAGGTTGGATTGTTAAACCTTTCAGCCCAGAAAAACTACTCTCCGTAATTAGTCGAGTTATTTAA
- a CDS encoding PhoH family protein → MTLTNQPRLFILDTNVLMHDPMALFNFDEHDLFIPMTVLEELDSAKKGMSEVARNVRETNRLLDQIINGSSFEMLKAGLELENIHPTKRKADVSHLGKLFFETAPLDADLPVAIPSHKADNQILKVGLALQAEFPERNVTLVTKDINMRIKASAVGLHSEDYYNDRVLEDADLLYTGYEVLAENFFEQHSEHMKAWQSEGRSYYELKMAPNSHWYPNQCLISPNDSGFSAIIRKIDGELATLETLTDYSSKTHAVWGINARNTEQNMAMNFLMDPDIDFVSLLGPAGTGKTLLALACGLEQTLDSGIYNEIIMTRATIPIGEDIGFLPGTEEEKMTPWMGALMDNLEVLTASDGQHTDWEKQSTSELLNKRIKIKSLNFMRGRTFMKKYIIIDEAQNITPKQMKTLITRAGAGTKIICLGNIGQIDTPYLTETTSGLTYVVDRFKDWAHGAHMTLKQGERSRLAEFASEVL, encoded by the coding sequence ATGACTCTAACTAATCAGCCTAGACTTTTCATCCTCGATACGAATGTGCTTATGCACGACCCGATGGCACTGTTTAACTTTGACGAGCATGATCTTTTCATCCCGATGACCGTACTAGAAGAGTTAGACTCTGCCAAAAAAGGCATGTCAGAAGTTGCTCGAAACGTGAGGGAAACCAACCGGTTACTTGATCAAATTATTAACGGTTCTAGCTTTGAAATGCTTAAAGCCGGCCTGGAATTAGAAAACATTCACCCTACCAAGCGCAAGGCAGATGTCAGTCATTTAGGTAAATTATTTTTTGAAACAGCGCCGCTTGATGCCGACCTTCCTGTAGCTATTCCAAGCCATAAAGCGGACAACCAAATTCTCAAAGTAGGTCTAGCGCTGCAAGCTGAGTTTCCAGAGCGCAATGTGACACTGGTGACAAAAGACATCAACATGCGTATCAAAGCCTCCGCTGTGGGCTTGCATTCAGAAGATTACTACAACGATCGTGTGCTTGAAGATGCCGACCTGCTCTACACGGGGTATGAAGTGTTAGCCGAAAACTTCTTTGAACAGCACAGTGAACATATGAAGGCTTGGCAAAGTGAGGGTCGTAGTTACTATGAATTAAAAATGGCGCCAAATAGCCATTGGTATCCGAATCAATGCTTAATTAGCCCAAATGACTCAGGGTTTAGTGCTATCATCCGCAAGATTGATGGGGAACTTGCCACGCTAGAAACCCTAACTGATTATTCATCTAAGACGCATGCTGTATGGGGTATTAATGCGCGTAATACCGAACAGAACATGGCGATGAATTTTTTAATGGATCCTGATATCGACTTTGTCTCGTTACTCGGTCCTGCCGGGACAGGCAAAACGCTGCTAGCCCTTGCCTGCGGATTAGAACAAACTTTAGATAGTGGCATTTACAATGAAATCATCATGACACGCGCCACCATTCCGATTGGTGAAGACATAGGTTTCTTACCCGGAACCGAAGAAGAAAAAATGACGCCATGGATGGGCGCATTGATGGATAACCTAGAAGTGCTTACCGCTAGTGACGGCCAACATACCGACTGGGAAAAACAAAGCACCAGTGAGCTTTTAAATAAACGCATCAAAATCAAATCATTGAACTTCATGCGTGGGCGAACCTTCATGAAAAAATACATCATTATTGATGAAGCACAAAATATTACTCCGAAACAAATGAAAACATTGATTACACGCGCTGGGGCTGGAACGAAGATTATTTGTCTGGGCAACATAGGTCAAATCGATACACCTTATTTAACGGAAACCACCTCTGGTTTAACCTATGTTGTTGATCGGTTTAAGGATTGGGCACATGGCGCTCACATGACCTTGAAGCAAGGTGAACGTTCAAGGTTGGCTGAATTTGCATCTGAAGTGTTATGA
- a CDS encoding peroxiredoxin, translated as MDFAAMTDQQLRLPAFNLPATPDQQITDQTLLGQYAILYFYPKDNTPGCSQQGQDFRDLYNEFQQLNCQIFGVSKDSLKQHQNFKEKYAFPFELISDPDEVLCQAFNVIKLKKNFGKEYMGIERSTFLLNETGQVVASWRKVRVPQHAQDVLTLLKRI; from the coding sequence ATGGATTTTGCGGCCATGACCGATCAACAGCTACGCCTTCCTGCCTTTAACCTTCCAGCTACTCCGGACCAACAGATTACTGACCAAACACTATTGGGGCAATATGCCATCCTGTATTTCTATCCGAAAGACAACACACCAGGTTGTTCGCAACAGGGACAGGATTTTCGTGACTTATACAACGAATTCCAACAACTTAACTGCCAAATTTTTGGTGTCTCTAAGGACAGCCTAAAGCAGCATCAAAATTTTAAAGAAAAGTATGCCTTTCCATTTGAGTTAATCAGTGACCCAGATGAGGTATTGTGTCAAGCGTTTAATGTAATCAAACTCAAAAAGAATTTTGGTAAAGAATACATGGGCATTGAGCGCTCAACCTTTTTATTAAACGAAACTGGACAGGTAGTTGCATCCTGGCGAAAAGTACGGGTACCCCAGCACGCCCAAGACGTACTCACTCTTCTTAAGCGCATTTAA
- the dapA gene encoding 4-hydroxy-tetrahydrodipicolinate synthase, with protein MALTGSMVALVTPMNENETVDYSALASLIEWHIAAGTQAIVAVGTTGESATLDMTEHCAVIRFVVEKVAGRITVIAGTGANSTTEAIELTQCAKAAGADACLLVTPYYNKPTQEGLFLHHKKIAEAVDIPQILYNVPGRTACDMQPETIGRLATIPNIIGVKEATGDLSRVAKIQALVPADFYLYSGDDATAVDFILLGGHGGISVTANVVPEQVARAYQAALAGDATLAHQIDQPLALLHQRLFVEANPIPVKWALAKMNKISPAIRLPLTPLSEPFHGLVSEAMNQAGVGI; from the coding sequence TTGGCATTGACTGGCAGCATGGTGGCATTGGTCACCCCGATGAATGAAAACGAAACAGTGGATTACTCGGCTTTAGCCAGTTTAATCGAATGGCATATTGCTGCCGGCACTCAAGCCATTGTAGCGGTGGGTACCACCGGTGAGTCTGCAACACTTGATATGACTGAACATTGTGCAGTCATTAGATTTGTTGTTGAAAAGGTGGCTGGACGGATTACGGTTATTGCCGGTACCGGTGCTAATTCAACGACTGAAGCAATTGAACTAACGCAATGCGCAAAAGCGGCTGGGGCAGATGCCTGTTTACTTGTCACACCTTATTACAACAAACCGACCCAAGAAGGCTTGTTTCTTCATCACAAGAAGATTGCTGAAGCGGTTGATATTCCACAGATTCTTTATAATGTCCCTGGGCGGACCGCTTGTGATATGCAGCCAGAAACAATTGGACGCCTTGCTACTATCCCCAACATTATTGGCGTTAAAGAAGCGACCGGTGATTTGTCACGCGTTGCCAAAATTCAAGCTTTAGTGCCAGCCGATTTCTACCTATATAGTGGCGATGATGCAACTGCAGTTGATTTTATTTTACTTGGTGGGCATGGTGGGATATCAGTCACAGCCAATGTTGTGCCTGAGCAAGTTGCTCGTGCTTATCAGGCGGCCTTAGCTGGCGATGCAACATTAGCACATCAAATTGACCAACCACTTGCCTTATTGCATCAACGACTGTTTGTTGAAGCCAATCCGATTCCGGTAAAATGGGCGCTGGCAAAAATGAACAAGATTAGCCCCGCAATTAGATTACCCTTAACGCCTTTATCTGAGCCTTTTCATGGTTTAGTGTCTGAGGCTATGAACCAAGCAGGAGTAGGTATTTGA
- the bamC gene encoding outer membrane protein assembly factor BamC, with protein sequence MNATYKAAGLVAALALLGGCSVFKGGETDFRDSEGRLLQGIELPPNFVSPGQQRAQANERLVAPVLQQQDSLPRASATGVSVESNLVQRWLVFENKTSFEVYNLLQRFVAGQGFDIATANFELGLIQTDYLARTDIAPVALEVGLLTRLLNRWRDERVTGLFDRYSFQIIEQDGQVSVYVQHNMMTADSSGDITQWRLRPYDPMMEMLALYRFLVFVGETGESAIDKIAQAPYYHEVLRGEEIRGIALAAPLDQAWDYLQAQAVRADWKIVSQSRNERIIIVEVSEDISSLNWLNRLFASQRSRVLVLMLEADAERDGITLVELNAQASDTPLNGEQRRAYLEQLGLLFD encoded by the coding sequence TTGAACGCAACATACAAAGCAGCAGGCCTGGTGGCCGCGTTAGCACTTCTAGGTGGTTGTTCAGTTTTTAAAGGCGGTGAAACCGATTTTAGGGATAGCGAAGGGCGTTTATTACAAGGTATTGAATTACCCCCTAACTTTGTATCCCCCGGTCAGCAACGTGCGCAAGCGAATGAGCGCTTGGTTGCCCCTGTGCTACAACAACAAGATAGCTTGCCGAGAGCATCGGCAACCGGTGTAAGCGTAGAGTCAAATTTAGTTCAGCGCTGGCTGGTGTTTGAAAATAAAACCAGTTTTGAAGTTTATAACCTGTTGCAACGCTTTGTGGCCGGTCAAGGCTTTGATATTGCTACGGCTAATTTCGAGCTAGGTTTGATTCAGACTGACTACTTGGCACGGACTGATATTGCACCTGTGGCTTTAGAGGTAGGGTTATTAACGCGTTTACTTAACCGTTGGCGTGATGAGCGCGTAACCGGGCTTTTTGACCGATATAGTTTTCAAATTATAGAACAAGACGGTCAAGTTTCAGTGTATGTGCAACACAATATGATGACCGCAGATTCGTCGGGCGATATCACTCAGTGGCGCTTACGTCCTTATGATCCGATGATGGAAATGCTTGCTTTGTATCGCTTTTTGGTGTTTGTAGGTGAAACGGGCGAAAGTGCCATCGACAAAATTGCTCAAGCGCCTTATTATCATGAAGTGCTTCGAGGTGAAGAAATTCGTGGTATTGCTTTGGCTGCGCCTTTAGACCAGGCTTGGGATTATTTACAAGCCCAAGCAGTACGTGCAGATTGGAAAATTGTTAGTCAATCACGCAATGAACGTATTATTATTGTCGAAGTAAGCGAAGATATTAGTAGCTTAAACTGGCTAAACCGTTTGTTTGCTAGTCAGCGTAGTCGCGTGTTGGTGTTAATGCTGGAAGCAGACGCTGAACGTGATGGGATTACCCTCGTTGAACTGAACGCACAAGCAAGCGATACACCGCTCAATGGTGAGCAGCGACGCGCCTACCTTGAACAGCTTGGTCTATTATTCGATTAA
- the purL gene encoding phosphoribosylformylglycinamidine synthase has protein sequence MYIIWGQSAHSEYRLQQLSVKLQQQGPLSQLRSQWFYMVTSHVPLTDARRASLSLLLNGQEHEIAAMVAQPSCLITPRAGTISPWSSKATDIAHLSGFSEVTRVERGTAYYLSGYDTHQASAYFAKLYDRMTSQVWTDQAELASLFEQGQPRNVNHIDILQGGREALVQANQSLGLALSADEIDYLVTNFKQLQRNPTDAELMMFAQANSEHCRHKIFNADWIIDGQAKDQTLFGMIRNTYRHHSDGVLSAYSDNAAVLAGPQATRFFPDAKTAEYGYSNEPTHIQIKVETHNHPTAISPFPGAATGAGGEIRDEGATGQGSKPKSGLTGFTVSNLNIPGFKQPWERDYGRPGRIVSALDIMLEGPLGAAGYNNEFGRPAINGYFRTYENPLLTEEGEEMRGYHKPIMLAGGLGNIRDMHVKKQDIPVGAKLVVLGGPAMLIGLGGGAASSVDTGAGAEDLDFASVQRDNPEMERRAQEVIDRCTYLGHANPIASIHDVGAGGLSNAFPELVNDAGRGGLFDLRKVPNDEPSMSPMEIWCNESQERYVLAIYPDRLAEFEAICQRERAVYAIVGEATAEQKLQVRDRLLDANPVDLPLNVLLGKPPKMQRDVATRVIGQPGFESAILNLEEVTERLLKLPTIASKSFLITIGDRSITGMVTRDQMVGPWQVPVADVGVTAADYQGYFGEAMAMGERPPVALINPKASARLAVAEAITNVAAARIENLSDIKMSANWMAAAGHPGEDAALFAAVEAVGMELCPALGIAIPVGKDSMSMKTVWQEQGQHKAVIAPVSLNITAFAPVLDVRKTLTPQLRTDIGATQLLVIDLGRGQNRLGGSCLAQVYNQVGECSADLDSAQDLIAFFNAIQQMNEQGLIHAYHDRADGGLLVTLMEMAFAGHCGIDIDVSALGNEPIAALAAEELGAVLQVKQTDLEKVNAILVDLGLDSLSHWIGQLNNRDEIKFVHNGHTLLSGARSHYQAWWSETSYRMQALRDNADCAQQEFDAITDSEATELVAKATFDINDNISAPFIKTGVRPKVAILREQGVNGQQEMAAAFDRAGFSAVDVHMSDILEGRISLQDYKGLVACGGFSYGDVLGAGRGWASSILFNPRARDEFEAYFNRDDAFSLGVCNGCQMMSNLKTIIPGAQHWPAFVRNRSEQFEARLSLVEVQESPSILLAGMAGSRIPVAVAHGEGRVDFNLAGGDATQAHIGLRYVNAKGVPTERYPFNPNGSSQGITGLTTDDGRVTIMMPHPERVFRAVQHSWCPDDWTEDAPWMRLFRNARRWVG, from the coding sequence ATGTACATTATCTGGGGTCAGTCTGCCCACTCTGAATATCGTCTGCAGCAATTGTCAGTAAAATTACAACAGCAAGGCCCATTAAGCCAGCTGCGCAGTCAATGGTTTTACATGGTGACTAGCCATGTACCCTTGACTGATGCAAGACGCGCAAGTTTAAGTTTGTTATTAAATGGACAAGAGCACGAAATAGCTGCAATGGTTGCACAACCAAGTTGCCTAATCACACCACGTGCCGGCACTATTTCGCCCTGGTCAAGCAAGGCTACCGATATAGCGCATTTATCTGGCTTTAGCGAAGTGACACGCGTTGAGCGTGGCACCGCCTACTATTTATCAGGCTATGATACTCATCAAGCCAGTGCCTATTTTGCCAAACTCTATGATCGCATGACATCACAGGTTTGGACGGATCAAGCTGAGTTAGCGAGTCTATTTGAGCAGGGGCAGCCACGTAATGTCAATCATATCGATATCTTACAAGGTGGTCGTGAGGCGTTGGTCCAAGCTAATCAGTCCCTAGGCCTAGCGCTAAGTGCGGATGAAATTGATTATTTAGTGACTAACTTTAAACAATTACAACGCAATCCTACTGATGCAGAGTTAATGATGTTCGCGCAAGCGAACTCCGAGCATTGCCGCCATAAAATCTTTAACGCCGACTGGATTATTGACGGGCAGGCAAAAGATCAAACCCTATTTGGCATGATTCGCAATACTTATCGGCACCATTCAGACGGTGTGTTATCAGCCTATAGTGATAATGCTGCAGTATTGGCTGGCCCCCAAGCTACGCGCTTTTTTCCTGACGCAAAAACCGCTGAATATGGTTATTCCAATGAACCGACTCATATTCAGATTAAAGTCGAAACCCATAATCACCCTACAGCCATTTCACCTTTTCCAGGTGCGGCAACAGGAGCGGGTGGGGAGATTCGAGATGAAGGTGCCACCGGGCAGGGTTCTAAGCCCAAATCTGGCTTAACGGGTTTTACAGTGTCTAACCTCAACATTCCAGGGTTTAAACAACCTTGGGAGCGCGATTATGGTCGTCCAGGACGCATTGTTTCGGCATTGGATATTATGCTTGAAGGGCCTTTAGGCGCAGCTGGCTATAATAATGAATTTGGCCGTCCAGCGATCAATGGCTATTTTAGAACCTACGAAAACCCTTTATTGACCGAAGAAGGCGAAGAAATGCGTGGTTATCACAAGCCAATCATGTTGGCAGGTGGTTTAGGCAACATTCGTGATATGCACGTCAAAAAGCAAGACATTCCTGTCGGTGCTAAGTTAGTAGTATTGGGCGGTCCGGCCATGTTAATTGGTTTGGGTGGCGGAGCTGCATCCAGCGTCGATACCGGCGCCGGCGCCGAAGACTTAGATTTTGCTTCCGTACAGCGCGATAACCCTGAAATGGAGCGTCGTGCGCAAGAAGTGATTGATCGTTGTACTTATTTAGGTCACGCTAATCCGATTGCGTCAATTCATGATGTGGGGGCGGGCGGATTGTCGAATGCCTTCCCTGAGTTAGTCAACGATGCCGGTCGTGGCGGTTTATTTGACTTGCGCAAGGTGCCTAATGATGAACCCAGCATGTCGCCGATGGAAATTTGGTGTAATGAATCACAAGAGCGTTATGTGTTGGCCATTTATCCTGATCGCTTAGCTGAGTTTGAGGCTATTTGCCAACGTGAGCGGGCTGTATATGCCATTGTAGGCGAGGCAACTGCCGAACAGAAACTGCAAGTGCGCGATAGGTTGTTAGACGCTAATCCAGTTGATTTACCCTTAAATGTATTACTAGGTAAGCCTCCTAAGATGCAGCGTGACGTAGCAACCCGTGTGATTGGTCAGCCTGGTTTTGAATCAGCCATTCTTAATCTTGAAGAAGTGACCGAGCGCTTGCTAAAACTGCCCACCATTGCGAGTAAATCATTTTTAATTACTATTGGTGATCGTTCGATTACTGGCATGGTCACGCGTGATCAAATGGTCGGCCCTTGGCAGGTGCCGGTGGCTGATGTGGGCGTGACTGCCGCAGATTATCAAGGTTATTTTGGTGAAGCCATGGCGATGGGTGAACGTCCACCGGTTGCGTTAATCAATCCGAAAGCGTCAGCGCGGTTAGCTGTCGCGGAGGCGATTACCAACGTTGCTGCCGCCAGAATTGAAAATCTCAGTGACATCAAGATGTCAGCTAACTGGATGGCGGCGGCGGGGCATCCGGGTGAGGATGCCGCGTTATTTGCCGCTGTTGAGGCGGTCGGGATGGAATTGTGTCCAGCGCTTGGCATTGCGATTCCTGTCGGTAAGGACTCAATGTCTATGAAAACCGTTTGGCAGGAGCAAGGTCAGCATAAAGCCGTAATTGCGCCGGTATCTTTAAATATTACCGCTTTTGCGCCTGTACTCGATGTGCGTAAAACCTTAACGCCACAATTGCGCACCGATATAGGTGCGACCCAGCTGCTTGTCATTGATCTTGGACGGGGGCAAAACCGCTTAGGGGGCAGTTGTCTAGCCCAGGTTTATAATCAGGTGGGTGAGTGCAGCGCCGATCTGGATAGCGCGCAGGATTTAATTGCGTTTTTTAATGCTATTCAGCAAATGAATGAACAGGGATTGATTCATGCTTATCATGATCGTGCCGATGGTGGCTTGCTCGTGACCTTAATGGAAATGGCTTTTGCCGGTCATTGTGGTATCGATATTGATGTCAGTGCGCTAGGTAATGAACCGATTGCGGCTTTGGCAGCAGAAGAACTAGGTGCGGTACTACAAGTTAAGCAAACTGATTTAGAAAAGGTCAATGCTATTCTTGTTGATTTGGGCTTGGACAGCCTTAGTCACTGGATTGGTCAGTTAAACAATCGCGACGAAATCAAGTTTGTACATAATGGTCACACTTTGCTCAGTGGCGCACGATCGCATTACCAGGCCTGGTGGTCTGAAACGTCTTATCGGATGCAAGCTTTGCGTGACAATGCCGATTGTGCTCAGCAAGAGTTTGATGCGATCACCGATAGTGAAGCGACCGAGTTGGTTGCCAAAGCCACATTTGATATTAATGACAATATCAGTGCACCGTTTATTAAGACTGGCGTACGTCCAAAAGTGGCGATTCTACGTGAACAGGGAGTAAATGGTCAGCAAGAAATGGCCGCTGCGTTTGATCGCGCCGGCTTCAGTGCGGTTGATGTACATATGAGTGATATTCTTGAAGGGCGCATTTCGTTACAGGACTACAAAGGTTTAGTGGCCTGTGGCGGTTTCTCCTATGGTGATGTCTTAGGAGCGGGGCGTGGCTGGGCGAGTTCTATTCTATTTAACCCAAGAGCGCGCGATGAATTTGAAGCCTACTTCAACCGTGATGATGCCTTTAGTTTAGGGGTATGTAATGGCTGCCAAATGATGTCGAATTTAAAAACAATCATTCCTGGTGCGCAGCATTGGCCCGCTTTTGTGCGCAATCGCTCGGAGCAGTTTGAAGCGCGTTTATCCTTAGTTGAAGTGCAAGAATCGCCCTCCATTTTATTGGCCGGAATGGCAGGCAGTCGTATTCCTGTTGCTGTTGCGCATGGTGAAGGTCGGGTTGATTTTAACCTCGCAGGGGGCGACGCGACGCAGGCTCATATTGGCTTGCGTTATGTTAACGCGAAAGGTGTACCTACCGAACGTTATCCCTTTAACCCAAATGGATCGTCTCAGGGTATTACTGGTTTAACCACCGATGATGGTCGTGTCACTATTATGATGCCGCATCCTGAGCGGGTTTTTCGTGCGGTACAGCATTCTTGGTGTCCTGATGATTGGACTGAGGATGCACCCTGGATGCGATTATTCCGTAACGCGCGCCGTTGGGTTGGTTAG